One Phaseolus vulgaris cultivar G19833 chromosome 2, P. vulgaris v2.0, whole genome shotgun sequence DNA window includes the following coding sequences:
- the LOC137812241 gene encoding magnesium transporter MRS2-4, which produces MGKTPFSFRRSVSRRRPKKTTAPPQPRSPPQPPYAAGITASPDDYANNRLVAAAGSSALTKAKKKTGGARLWMRFDRSGRSELVEWEKNEIIRHAGIPARDLRILGPVFSHSSNILAREKAMVVNLEFIKAIVTAEAVLLLDPLRQEVLPFVEQLRQQLPGKSQPKLLGAVEEHEGEMQGSNGGQWLPTPETAEGLQSELPFEFQVLEIALEAVCTYLDSNVADLERGAYPVLDELARNVSTKNLEHVRSLKSNLTRLLARVQKVRDEIEHLLDDNEDMAQLYLTRKWLLNQQFEEAQLGATTSNNLPNSARAIRRLGSNRSESLVTSHYEDDNDVEDLEMLLDAYFMQLDGTRNKILSVREYIDDTEDYVNIQLDNHRNELIQLQLTLTIASFVIAIDTLIAGIFGMNIPCKLYDIDGIFWPFVWSTSAACVLLFFLILAYARWKKLLGS; this is translated from the exons ATGGGTAAGACTCCCTTCTCCTTCCGCCGCTCCGTTTCTCGCCGTCGGCCCAAGAAAACCACCGCGCCACCCCAACCTCGGTCTCCGCCACAGCCTCCCTACGCCGCCGGGATCACCGCCTCGCCGGATGACTACGCGAACAACCGTCTAGTCGCAGCCGCAGGTTCTAGCGCGTTGACAAAGGCGAAGAAGAAGACCGGCGGCGCCCGGCTCTGGATGAGGTTCGACCGGTCTGGCCGGTCCGAACTCGTGGAGTGGGAGAAGAACGAAATCATCCGCCACGCAGGGATTCCCGCTCGAGACCTGAGAATCCTTGGCCCCGTCTTCTCCCACTCCTCGAACATCCTCG CTAGAGAGAAAGCCATGGTAGTTAATTTGGAGTTTATAAAGGCTATAGTGACCGCCGAAGCAgttttattgcttgatcctctTCGACAGGAGGTTCTCCCCTTTGTTGAGCAACTCAGACAGCAGCTTCCGGGGAAGAGTCAACCGAAACTTCTCGGCGCCGTGGAGGAACATGAAGGTGAAATGCAGGGTTCTAATGGCGGACAATGGTTGCCTACGCCGGAGACAGCTGAAGGTTTGCAGTCTGAGCTTCCTTTTGAGTTTCAAGTTCTGGAGATTGCTTTGGAGGCTGTATGTACTTATCTGGACTCCAATGTAGCAGACCTTGAGAGAGGTGCTTACCCTGTGTTGGATGAATTGGCTAGGAATGTAAGTACCAAGAATCTTGAACATGTGAGGAGTTTGAAGAGTAATCTCACGCGGTTGCTGGCACGAGTGCAGAAG GTACGAGATGAAATTGAACATTTGTTAGACGACAACGAAGATATGGCACAACTATATTTGACAAGGAAGTGGCTGCTGAATCAACAATTTGAGGAGGCTCAATTGGGTGCCACAACCTCAAATAACCTTCCTAATTCTGCCCGTGCTATTCGTCGACTTGGTTCTAACAGAAGTGAAAGTCTTGTGACCAGCCATTATGAGGATGATAATGATGTGGAGGACTTGGAGATGTTGCTTGATGCATATTTCATGCAGTTAGATGGAACTCGTAACAAGATATTATCT GTGAGGGAGTATATTGACGACACGGAAGACTATGTCAACATCCAACTCGATAACCATCGAAATGAACTTATTCAGCTACAACTGACATTGACTATTGCATCTTTTGTTATTGCTATTGATACTTTGATTGCTGGTATATTTGGTATGAACATTCCTTGTAAATTATATGATATAGATGGAATATTTTGGCCCTTTGTTTGGAGCACGTCTGCAGCTTGTGTACTCCTTTTCTTCCTTATTTTAGCCTACGCAAGATGGAAAAAGTTGCTGGGATCATAA